The Paraflavitalea devenefica genome contains a region encoding:
- a CDS encoding DoxX family protein, which translates to MKTTNILYWIFTSLFGAFMLMSAIPDIFSHPIAIQGMHTELGYPLYFIPFIGVAKFLGVIAILLPGFHRLKEWAYAGFAYDLIGATYSVFSIGKPDWVYMLLFVAFYTFTYILYRKRKKLLEQAKLAPRAEGVLVTSAMA; encoded by the coding sequence ATGAAAACAACAAACATTCTCTACTGGATCTTTACAAGCCTCTTTGGCGCCTTTATGCTTATGTCGGCTATCCCTGACATTTTCAGTCACCCGATAGCTATTCAGGGCATGCACACCGAATTGGGTTACCCGCTTTACTTTATTCCTTTTATTGGAGTAGCAAAGTTCCTGGGTGTTATTGCTATCCTGCTGCCCGGCTTTCACCGTTTGAAGGAATGGGCTTATGCCGGCTTTGCGTATGACCTGATCGGCGCCACCTATTCTGTATTTTCCATTGGCAAGCCCGACTGGGTATATATGCTGCTCTTCGTCGCCTTTTATACTTTTACTTATATTCTGTACCGCAAGCGGAAGAAATTGCTGGAGCAGGCGAAACTGGCCCCACGTGCAGAAGGCGTACTGGTTACCAGTGCGATGGCGTAA
- a CDS encoding lipoprotein, which translates to MKRIVLLVISGVLLLTGCSDQPTKLSGKIETIEVAHINWACDCADFIETKYFRNNPDYETKEEDCIFIEPANPKLKIPEDYYTKGYFDNNLKLTGQFYTDKGISDSYESKVSKSSAKKAKVFRYDSYKLIKQACCQ; encoded by the coding sequence ATGAAACGTATAGTTCTCCTGGTAATCTCCGGAGTCTTACTGCTGACAGGTTGCAGCGATCAACCGACAAAGCTTTCCGGTAAAATAGAAACTATCGAAGTGGCGCATATCAACTGGGCCTGTGATTGTGCCGATTTTATTGAAACAAAGTATTTCAGGAACAATCCTGACTACGAAACCAAAGAAGAAGATTGTATTTTCATTGAACCGGCCAATCCAAAGCTGAAGATCCCCGAAGATTATTATACAAAAGGGTATTTTGACAACAACCTTAAACTCACCGGGCAATTTTATACGGACAAAGGAATTTCGGACTCGTATGAAAGCAAAGTATCCAAAAGCTCAGCAAAAAAAGCAAAAGTATTTCGTTATGATAGTTATAAGCTGATAAAGCAAGCTTGCTGCCAATAA
- a CDS encoding KilA-N domain-containing protein codes for MSKSKKIQVEGREITILVENEQEFISLTDMLKAKDGDFFLSDWLRNRNTIEYLGIWESVYNPIFNYGEFAIIKSQAGLNSYKLSVKEWVEKTNAIGLKATAGRYGGTYAHPDIAFEFGMWISPQFKIYLIKEFQRLKAEESNRLQLEWSLQRTISKINYRIHTDAIKENLIPKEITRQQTNLVYASEADLLNVALFGVTAKEWREANSEKSGNIRDHATLEQLVVLSNMEGINALLIQQNLSQSERLIQLNKVAIAQMKSLVANSTIRKLK; via the coding sequence ATGAGTAAAAGCAAAAAAATACAAGTTGAAGGAAGGGAAATAACCATTCTTGTTGAAAATGAACAAGAATTTATTTCTCTTACTGATATGCTGAAAGCAAAAGACGGTGATTTTTTTCTTTCTGATTGGCTTCGTAACAGGAATACGATTGAATATCTGGGCATTTGGGAATCTGTTTATAATCCCATTTTTAATTATGGCGAATTCGCCATAATTAAAAGTCAGGCTGGATTAAATAGCTACAAACTTAGCGTTAAAGAGTGGGTTGAGAAAACAAACGCTATCGGACTGAAAGCAACAGCAGGCCGCTATGGAGGTACTTATGCCCATCCGGATATTGCTTTTGAATTTGGTATGTGGATCAGCCCACAATTCAAAATCTACCTCATCAAAGAGTTTCAACGCCTGAAAGCAGAGGAAAGCAACCGGCTTCAATTAGAATGGAGTTTGCAACGTACTATTTCCAAAATCAATTATCGCATTCATACTGATGCTATTAAGGAAAATCTGATACCAAAAGAAATTACACGACAACAGACAAATTTAGTTTATGCCAGCGAAGCTGATTTGTTGAATGTTGCCCTCTTTGGAGTAACTGCTAAAGAATGGAGAGAGGCAAATTCCGAAAAAAGCGGTAATATCCGGGATCATGCAACACTTGAGCAATTGGTCGTTTTGAGTAATATGGAAGGTATAAATGCTTTACTTATCCAACAGAATTTATCTCAAAGTGAGAGACTAATACAATTAAACAAAGTTGCCATCGCCCAAATGAAATCCTTAGTTGCGAACAGCACGATAAGAAAATTGAAATAA